From Rana temporaria chromosome 7, aRanTem1.1, whole genome shotgun sequence, the proteins below share one genomic window:
- the LOC120946273 gene encoding extensin-like, with the protein MNIQPSPSQPGIRLAIPNHHHLYPTIIIHTQPSPSIPNHHHLSQEYGSLYPTITIYTQPSPFIPNQHHLSQEYGSLYPIITIYTQPSPSQPRIWLALPNYHHLYPTNTIHTQPLSSIPNHHHPYPTITIYIQPLPSIPNHHHSYPTNTISARNTALYTQSSPSIPNHHHLSQEYGSRYPTITIYTQPTPSIPNHYHPYPTITIHIQPSPSISNHYHLYPTITIHTQPSPSIPNHHHLSQEYGSRYPTITIYTQPTPSIPNHYHPYPTITIHIQPSPSISNHYHLYPTITIHTQPLPSIPNHHHPYPTITIHTQPSPSQPIIWLSIPNHHHLYPTITIYIQPSPSIPNHHHPYPTITIHTQPSPSQRQEYGSLYPTITIYTQPSPSQPRIWLSIPNHHHPYPTITISARNTARYTQPSPSIPNHHHPYPTITIHTQPSPSQPRIWLSIPNHHHLYPTITIHTQPTPSQPGIRLSIPNHHHPYPTITIYTQPSPSQPRIWLALPNYHHLYPTNTIHTQPLSSIPNHHHPYPTITIYIQPLPSIPNHYHPYPTITIHTQPSPSIPNHHHPYSTITISANNMALYTQPSPSIPNHHHLYPTITIYTQPSPSIPNHHHPYPTITISAPGIRLSIPNHHHLYPTITISARNTALYTQ; encoded by the coding sequence ATGAATATCCAACCATCACCATCTCAGCCAGGAATACGGCTCGCTATACCCAACCATCACCATCTATACCCAACCATCATCATCCATACCCAACCATCACCATCCATACCCAACCATCACCATCTCAGCCAAGAATATGGCTCTCTATACCCAACCATCACCATCTATACCCAACCATCACCATTCATACCCAACCAACACCATCTCAGCCAGGAATACGGCTCTCTATACCCAATCATCACCATCTATACCCAACCATCACCATCTCAGCCAAGAATATGGCTCGCGTTACCCAACTATCACCATCTATACCCAACCAACACCATCCATACCCAACCATTATCATCCATACCCAACCATCACCATCCATATCCAACCATCACCATCTATATCCAACCATTACCATCTATACCCAACCATCACCATTCATACCCAACCAACACCATCTCAGCCAGGAATACGGCTCTCTATACCCAATCATCACCATCTATACCCAACCATCACCATCTCAGCCAAGAATATGGCTCGCGTTACCCAACTATCACCATCTATACCCAACCAACACCATCCATACCCAACCATTATCATCCATACCCAACCATCACCATCCATATCCAACCATCACCATCTATATCCAACCATTACCATCTATACCCAACCATTACCATCCATACCCAACCATCACCATCTATACCCAACCATCACCATCTCAGCCAAGAATATGGCTCGCGTTACCCAACTATCACCATCTATACCCAACCAACACCATCCATACCCAACCATTATCATCCATACCCAACCATCACCATCCATATCCAACCATCACCATCTATATCCAACCATTACCATCTATACCCAACCATTACCATCCATACCCAACCATTACCATCCATACCCAACCATCACCATCCATACCCAACCATCACCATCCATACTCAACCATCACCATCTCAGCCAATAATATGGCTCTCTATACCCAACCATCACCATCTATACCCAACCATCACCATCTATATCCAACCATCACCATCTATACCCAACCATCACCATCCATACCCAACCATCACCATCCATACCCAACCATCACCATCTCAGCGCCAGGAATACGGCTCTCTATACCCAACCATCACCATCTATACCCAACCATCACCATCTCAGCCAAGAATATGGCTCTCTATACCCAACCATCACCATCCATACCCAACCATCACCATCTCAGCCAGGAATACGGCTCGCTATACCCAACCATCACCATCTATACCCAACCATCATCATCCATACCCAACCATCACCATCCATACCCAACCATCACCATCTCAGCCAAGAATATGGCTCTCTATACCCAACCATCACCATCTATACCCAACCATCACCATTCATACCCAACCAACACCATCTCAGCCAGGAATACGGCTCTCTATACCCAATCATCACCATCCATACCCAACCATCACCATCTATACCCAACCATCACCATCTCAGCCAAGAATATGGCTCGCGTTACCCAACTATCACCATCTATACCCAACCAACACCATCCATACCCAACCATTATCATCCATACCCAACCATCACCATCCATATCCAACCATCACCATCTATATCCAACCATTACCATCTATACCCAACCATTACCATCCATACCCAACCATTACCATCCATACCCAACCATCACCATCCATACCCAACCATCACCATCCATACTCAACCATCACCATCTCAGCCAATAATATGGCTCTCTATACCCAACCATCACCATCTATACCCAACCATCACCATCTATATCCAACCATCACCATCTATACCCAACCATCACCATCCATACCCAACCATCACCATCCATACCCAACCATCACCATCTCAGCGCCAGGAATACGGCTCTCTATACCCAACCATCACCATCTATACCCAACCATCACCATCTCAGCCAGGAATACggctctctatacccaataa